From Nicotiana tabacum cultivar K326 chromosome 15, ASM71507v2, whole genome shotgun sequence, the proteins below share one genomic window:
- the LOC107780434 gene encoding heat stress transcription factor A-5 — protein sequence MDVISATAAAGGGGGPAPFLLKTYEMVDDSQTDDIVSWTPTGHSFVVWNPPEFARILLPTYFKHNNFSSFIRQLNTYGFRKIDPERWEFANEEFMKDQKHLLKNIHRRKPIHSHSHPPGSTVDPERAAFEEEIDKLSREKSGLEANVLRFRQQHSTAKLQLEEMTVRVGSIEQRQESLLTFVEKAVLNPDFVERLAQKLESMDISAFSKKRRLPQVDSSQPVQENMLVDNHSSSRVEFGNLCNQDFSNKLRLELSPAVSDINVVSCSTQSSNEDGGSPHRRISEGWSREVQLRTGGVIYTPEAIELSDTGTSFTLKMDSSLPRAASNVESSRLHSLPQSLISNEEVDGHISCQLNLSLASCLSQVDKNQHSVRMPQIGQEIGKHSESQSDASGKSPPNDDKTLPPSYDATGNKQGAATTPVRVNDVFWEQFLTERPGCSDNEEASSSFKGNSYDEQDDRKSNQGVASNTRKVEHLTL from the exons atGGATGTAATTTCTGCTACGGCTGCCGCCGGAGGAGGAGGAGGTCCGGCGCCGTTCTTGCTAAAGACATATGAAATGGTAGATGATTCGCAAACTGATGATATAGTTTCTTGGACTCCGACAGGTCACAGCTTTGTTGTTTGGAATCCTCCGGAATTCGCTCGAATTCTTCTGCCTACTTATTTCAAGCACAATAATTTCTCCAGTTTTATTCGTCAGCTCAACACTTAC GGCTTCCGGAAGATTGATCCGGAAAGATGGGAATTTGCTAATGAGGAATTTATGAAAGACCAGAAGCATCTACTTAAGAATATTCATCGTAGAAAACCCATTCACAGCCATAGTCACCCTCCTGGTTCCACAGTTGATCCAGAAAGAGCTGCATTTGAGGAAGAGATTGATAAGCTTTCACGTGAAAAGTCTGGGCTCGAAGCTAATGTCTTAAGGTTCAGACAGCAACACTCTACTGCAAAACTGCAGCTAGAAGAAATGACTGTGCGGGTTGGCAGTATAGAACAAAGGCAAGAGAGTTTACTGACATTTGTTGAGAAGGCGGTTCTGAATCCTGACTTCGTTGAGCGTCTTGCTCAGAAACTCGAGTCCATGGATATTTCTGCATTTAGCAAGAAGAGGCGATTACCTCAAGTCGACAGCTCTCAACCAGTTCAAGAAAATATGTTGGTGGACAACCATAGCAGTTCTAGAGTTGAGTTTGGGAACCTTTGCAACCAAGACTTTTCAAATAAGCTCAGGCTTGAATTGTCACCTGCTGTTTCGGATATCAATGTTGTTTCGTGCAGCACCCAAAGTTCGAATGAAGATGGTGGAAGCCCACATAGGAGAATATCTGAAGGTTGGTCCAGAGAAGTGCAACTTCGAACAGGGGGAGTAATTTATACCCCTGAAGCAATAGAACTATCAGATACAGGAACATCTTTTACGTTGAAGATGGATTCATCTTTGCCTCGTGCGGCAAGCAATGTtgaaagctcaagactgcattccTTGCCACAAAGCCTGATATCTAACGAGGAAGTTGACGGTCACATCTCCTGTCAGCTGAATCTTTCTTTGGCTTCGTGTCTTTCACAAGTCGATAAAAATCAACATTCAGTGAGGATGCCACAAATAGGTCAAGAGATAGGTAAACATTCTGAATCACAGTCTGATGCCAGTGGCAAAAGTCCTCCTAATGATGACAAAACTTTGCCGCCTTCATATGATGCTACTGGTAACAAGCAAGGGGCTGCAACTACTCCGGTTCGAGTGAACGATGTTTTTTGGGAACAGTTCCTAACGGAAAGACCGGGCTGCTCGGATAATGAAGAGGCTAGCTCTAGTTTCAAAGGGAACTCTTATGATGAGCAAGATGATAGAAAATCAAATCAAGGAGTAGCTAGTAACACTAGAAAGGTGGAACACCTTACCCTTTGA